From the genome of Dermochelys coriacea isolate rDerCor1 chromosome 1, rDerCor1.pri.v4, whole genome shotgun sequence:
ctggcaagtcaagcaTAAAAGTGTAATTGGGctttccaataaaaaatatttgaagagcaactagccgaAGACTAAcggcaaaaaaaattaagtacatcacaAACAAAAGGTCTGCttaacaatcagtggggccactagacaGTTAAGGAAGATAAGCTcactgcagagaagctaaatgaattctttgcatcatcTTCACTTCACAGGATGTGAGGGGGGGTTTCCACACCTGAGCAAGTCTTTAAGTGACAAATCCCAATGAacgtcccagattgaggtgtggATAAAGAAGGTTTAGGAACACTTATTtgccagaaccagatggtattcacccaagagctctgaagaaactccaaatatgaaattgcagaactactaagtgtcacttaacctatcatttaaatctctTCCAGTGCCAGATGACTAAAAGATGGTTGATGCGATACCgcttttaaaaagggctccagaggcaaaCCTGGCATTTATAGATGAGtgagcctaatttcagtaccagccAACAAGtttttgaaactatagtaaagaacagaatgatcagatgCATAGACAACATGATTTGGGGAGTAGGgcaggaagagtcaacacagctttttgtAAAAGGACATCATGACTCTCCaatctattggaattctttgcggggggggggggggaggatcaaCAGATGTGGACAGGGATGATATATTGTctttggactttaaaaaaagccaaTGACAAGGTCCCTTGCCAAAGGTTCTtctgcaaagtaagctgtcaggGGATAGGAAGGAAGGTCCTCTtacagatcagtaactggttaagaaCTAGGAAACGAAGGTGAAAATGGACCGTTTATTTCTACCAATAGAGAGCGGTaaacagcagggtcccccaagaatctgtaGTGCTGTTCAACCTATTCAGAAATCACAATTTGCAATTCCCCCCCACatgaagtccaaagctgactgaaaagAGTTAAGGGATCTCAGCAAAGTGGGTGAGtaggcaaaaaaatggcagatgaaattcaatgttggtaaatcCAAGTTAATGGACATTGGGTGGttgggactatgttttccaaactgatgggatctaaattagctgcttTCGTAAAAGAAACTTGTTgcagtcattgtggctagttctctgaaaacatctgcccaatgtgcagcagcagtttaaaaagcaaactatGCTAGGAatcagataataagacagaaaaatatcatcatgccactatAGAAGTCTATAGTACACCCAGACCTTGACTACCACACACAGTTTTGGTTGCCCCATATCTAAAGGGgactattagaattggaaaaggtacagagaagggcaccaaaaatgattagggatgtggaatagcttccatatgaggagagaataaaaagactAGTGTGGCTCATCTTGGaaaggagatgactaaggggaggtCTCTAAAATCACAAATGgcatagagaaagtgaatagggaagtgttatgaaGGAGTAAACatgacacaagaaccaggggacacCCAATGAgactaataggcagcaggcttaaaacaaaaggaattacTTCACACAACatagttccacaggtttactcaTTGccctgggatgttgtgaaggccatagGTATAATAGGATTGAAAaagttagataaattcatgggggaAGAGGTCCATTtctggctattagccaacatggccAGGGGATGCAACCttgtgctctgggtgtctctaacctgactgccagaaactgggagtgaacaggggggtggatcacttgagtCCCTCctggagcatctggcattgaccatGACTGGAAGACAGCATggccaatctagcccagtatactgggTCAAATGAATGGTTGGTCTTGTATTCTAGCAATCCTATCATAGTCTGTTTAGTGACTTCAGAGCTGAATATTCATGGAGACTATTTCCCATTCTATGAAAGACCGTGTGATTGGCTTTCTTCATCACTACTGAAACTTTCTTAAAACATTCCAAGCTTGACATAGCTGAAAGCTACTCTGGGACCTGATCTATAAATCCTGAGTAAACCTTCCAGATAACTAATAGCTCTCTAGTTGCAACGATAGAAGGTTTCCTCTCAGAGGATGGGAGTAAGACACACACTTGGATCTTTCAGCTAGTTTAATACAGCATCCCATAGTAATTAGAGGACCACTGGTCTGTGTAACCCTTCAGACTGCTGAGAATTTGAGCCTTTGAATTAGTGTGGGAGGAAAGGTTCATGACTATGAAATACCTGCAAGATGCTAACTGACTCTCCTGCCTCTGTAGGCTTTCCAGTATGATGCTCTCATTAGCCACTTCTCAGCAGGTCTTCAcaaatctctctccctttcttgcCTGCAGAATCTCTTGAGGAGGGTGGCCAGTCTGCCCTTGGTCAGCTCTGCCTATGACATGGCCGCAACTGCCTACACCTCCACCAAGGAGAGCCACCCTTACCTAAAGTCCTTGTGTGATGTGGCAGAGAAAGGTGTGAAGACCATTAGTGAGGCTGCAGCCAGCAGGACACAGCCAATTCTGACTTCATTTGAACCACAGAGTGAGTAAGCAGGGTTTGCAGGTCACTTTATGAATGAACATAAGTATCTGCATCCCAAGTACAGACATGGAGTGCAATGGCTCAGTCTCATGCTGCTTTTTGAAGGTCTATATCTTGCACTTATTCTTGATTTCCTCACTCCTTGATAGAACTACATCCCAAGACagtccaaaccccctgccttGCTGAGCACTTGCCCTTTTCATTTAAGGTTTCTGTATATCTTGAGACTTGGTCAGTTTCTCACAGGCAGAGAAGTCATTGCCAAATAACTTCAGTGACTGCAAGACTGAGTCTTCAGTCTCTGGTGGTGCACAGGCAACTTGACTGACTCAATCCATAGATTGATTACTTTATGTGGGTAATCATCTTTGCATGCCAAACCTGTTAAATTCTAATGGCCTCTTAGAAATAGGGACTCAAAGTGACTCCTGAGTGCTCATGCTTAGATTTTTAGGGGTCTCGCTATTCTGAAGTGTCGAAGTCAGGTCTCTCTAAATATCAAGGTTCATGCAGGGGTTGGCGACTGGTTTGGTTTCTAAAAGGACTGCTGTGGTCATCAAGTCTGACCACTTGCATAACATAAGCCACAAAAAATAATGcaggacttccctgaaataaAGGCCAATAGCTAAGGCTGAACTAAAGCATATGTcttaggaaaaacatccaatcttgacaaATTCCCAGAGATGGAATCTCCATTATAATCCTAGTACACTACTCCAGTAGTTTAGACATAGATTAACATTTGACAAGGATAGTAATCTGAATTTgcctagtttcagcttccagtcactCAATCAGGATAGCTCTGTCtggtagactgaagagccctctaaACATCTCtaccccatgtaggtatttacagactgtaaCTTCTTAACATTCTtcttgataagctaaatagagcTCTTGAGCCCCTCATTACAAGGCATGTTTCTAATCCttcaatcattcttgtggctcttccctgaaccctccccaatttTTTCCAACTTTGTCCAGCAGTGGACACCAGACTGCTACTGAAATACCACTCACATCAGACCCAAATACAGGGGTAAATAACCTACTCCATATTCCTCTTAATGCATATAAGGATGCCATTAACACTTTACCATAGCACTGTGAGCTCAAAGTCAAATGACTATTCTGAACCACCAAAGCTCTTTAATCACTGTTCCTCAGCATAGTCTGCCATTTGATTATAGCTTTCATGTTTTGTTCCTAGACATGACTAGGGTTTCATTTCCCCCTAGACTACCAGGAGATCCAGATCAGTcactgtggaaccccactagaaacgcCTCTAAAAGATGATTTCCAGctcataattacattttgagacctatcagttagcaaCAATTTAATCCACTTAATGTATCAGGTTGACTTTGTATTCTACCTTATGCCATggtgataccaagtcaaatgccttacagaagtcaaaCCTaccagtgttgatgtaatattctTAAATCCACCAGCCTTGTAGTCTCACCTTTTTTAAAGTTTGACAAGATCTACCTTCAACAAACCCAAGTCAATTGACACTAGTTGTATTCCCCTTTCATTCTTGGAGTTCCACacaagctgttttgttttgtccagAATTGACCTAGTCAACAGGTAACTGGGAAGTCTAACTATGcagtcatcctgtttaccctcaAATTTTGGCACAATGGCTTTCTACCAGTCCTCTTGAGCTCTGGCCTTCTAGGACTTATTAAAAATCATCAGTGGTCCAGGGGGACATACAAACTGAGGTACCCAAAATTgtttggcatttttaaaagttcaggCCTGAAACTGTAGTTACTCAATGGATCTACTGTACAGCAAAAGTGCAGGTCCTAGGGTAGCATGATACAACACAAAGGGGAAATGCTAAACTAGCATGTTCTCCATTCAGTGTGGCTAGATTTTAATCTCTTTGCAGGCTTGCTGCTGACTAGAGAAGATCTGGCTGAATTTGTCATACAGCAGTGACCTTGCCCTTTAATTGATCAAACTGAGTTTGACTTGTAGGGGACTAAACTGCCTTTCTCTAATAGTTGCAACAGCAAATGAATCTACTATTAAGGGACCGGACCCACTGGATGAGAAACTGCCAAGCCTTCAAATTACAGTGGATAAGGTAAACTTATTCTGCTCTTCTCTAGAGAAGGTTGTGGTCACATAAACCATCTAGGGTAAGAACTGGACCAGTCCAGAGCTCTGGAGGCAGCCTCATGAACATTCTGGTTCAGGAAAGTGGCTGAGTCGCGTAAAGGAGCTGCCCAGGAACAGATTTGTTGCCTGTCTAGAATGAGGCAAAAATAGGAGGGTAGCTAAAGCTTAGTAAATGGTGCTCAACTAAATCATGGTATAATCTTTCTTCTCCAGAGAAGAAACATGTAGAATTTGAGGAAAGGGCATGGTGTGGGGGCAGACCTCTAGATCTCAGGCAGAGAATTGTATAAATAATACATGAAGAATAATCACCAAATGTCTTCTGCTGTCACCTCTGAAGGTTGCTTCAGACACCAAGGAGCTGGTGTCTTCCAAAGTGGAAGCTGCCAGCAGATTCTCCAGCTTGGTAGATGTGACCAGAGAAGCTGTGCAAGAGAGTGTGGAGTCCACCAAGGCTGTTATGACCCACAGTGTGAACACAGTCATGGGATCAAGAATGGGCCAGATGGCTGTGAGTGGTGTGGAAGCAGTGCTGGAGAAATCAGCGGAGCTGTTAGATCAATATCTCCCCATAACAGATGAGGAACTAGGTCAGAACACATCTGAATTATGAGATGCTGGCTCCCTTCATTGGAGGTCATGGTTCTCTTATTTTCAAGAAGGCCCTTTTACCTTATGACATGCAAAGTTGGAGCCAAATACTATGCTCGGTCTATCTTGCTTTCATCCACCTGGTCCTTCCTTTAGAAACCTGCTTTTCCTGTACCATCAAAGGCAGTTGAACACTGCTAAGCAGTTCACAGGCTACTGGAAAGTAGGTGAAGATGGTTAGAATGTCACTTGTATCCGAGGCTTAGCTAGCCAGACAATGAGATGTATTGGGCTCTTGGGGTGGGGAGTGATTAAGAGGGAAGAGTTAGAGGTGGCCAAATCTGTAATGCAGCTATCAAATGTGTCTGAAAAGGCAATATCCAAATAGGAATAGCTATGGTTACTATTGCTAGATGTGTCACAAGCAACTTCCTGACACAATTAATTCAACAAGATATTGAAAGTAGCTATAGTCTATGCCTTCCTCCCTCTTGCCATCCTGCTAAAATGTTTTTTGGTCATACCCCATTTATTTCCTTCAGCTGAACTTGCAACATCTATAAAGGAGGATGGAGTGGCTCCTCTCCAACCTCAAAGTTATTTTGTGCGCTTAGGCTCTCTGTCAAGCAAACTCCGCCATCGTGCCTACCAGCATTCGCTAGCCAAGATTAAAAATACCAGGCAGAGCATCCAAGACGCTCTCTCCCAGCTTCATCAAACCATTGATCTGGTAGGCACTTTCTCAGCAGCATTCTATTCTGGAGCTGATTTGGGCTGAGCAGACTGAGACCAAAGTGTCTTCTCTACAAGGTGTCTAGGCTCTCCTGTTCCCCCTGACTACCCATGTTCCACTGGAACTGGCTGCTTCTTAAGCTAGTCTCTTACTTGGGTCTAGGCAAGCAGATAACTCCAACTGCCATAATGCCTTGGTTCCAGCAAACTTCACAAGCTAAGCAACACCTTGCCAACTGAGTCTCTAAAAGAGATCTCTGAATAAAGCAGGTGTTGCAAGTGAGTGACTGGGGGGGGGACATTATTTCCTCTTGGCTATGgagcactgttttgttttttgttttgtgtttttttttttttttttttttttgcttgttggCATATATGCCAAACATACTGAAATATGGCCCAGTCATCACTGGCATGGAGGAGGCCCCAGCATCTCGGAGCTGCTCTAAAACACTTGTGGTGTATAAAAGGTGCTACCGAAATGTTGTAGTAAGACTCCTTTCTCCTCCAGATCGAATACGTGAAGCAAGGAGTGGATCAGAAGCTTCAAGATGGCCAAGAGAAGCTCCACCAAATGTGGCTGGACTGGAGCAAGAGGCAGACAGGAGGGAGTGAGGACACAGAGTTGGTACAACCTGAGGTATCTAATTAGCCAGGATCCAGCTTTGGGCTGTGGCATTTCTGCCTATCGAGTCTTATTCTACCTCAATAATAACTTGTTTCCTTTCAGCAGCTGGAGACTCGTGCTCTGACTATGTTTCAGAGCATTATCCAGCAGCTGCAGGCAACCTGCCTAACCCTAATGTCAAGCATCCAAGGCTTCCCATCCAACATCCAAGACAAGGTGCAGCAGGTTTGCCACAGCACAAAGGAGCTCCAGACTTCCTTCTCCACAGTTCACTCCTTCCAAGATCTCTCCAGCAGAATCCTGACCCAGAGCCGCAAACAGGTCACCAAAGCCCAGGGGTACATGGATGAGCTACTAGAGTACATAGTGCACAACACTCCTCTGTCCTGGCTTGTGGGACCTTTCATGCTGTCCAGCAAAATACCAGAAGAAGCCATGGAACCATCAGAATGAGGATGGGGAAGAGTAAATGGCTTCTATAACCTCTCTGGCAAACTTACTGCAGCTCACTTGTAAAGGACCATTTTCCTTAACACCTATAGCAATTAACAAATAGGGTCTGAAAGCTTATACCTTTGTGCAGCCACCTCCAACATTAGATTGAATTGTGTCATGTGGGGTCTTTTCTCCTTCCTGTAGGAAATGAAGCTGCTTGCAGCTCCAAGATTGTGGTGAAGAATGTTTGAACCAGGAGAGGCACTTCCTCCCCTGGATAGCATGGGGTACAACTCAATCTCATGTCTTGCATGGGCTGCATGCTACCTGTGGCTGAGCTAagattaaaaactgatttaattactTTCTAAATGGCAATGCTGTCACCAGAAGTCACCCTTTTAAAATGAGGGTGAAATATGAATGTAAAACAACACACAAATTGGATCCTACCCTCCAGGAACTCAACCTACATCTGGAATACTTGCCACAATCTTAAAGTAGTGGCTGAGAACTAGATTACTTCTGGTGGAAAACGGTTCTTGCCACAGTGAGATAGACATCTCCAACTTGGAGTTCTTGCTAGAACTCTTCTAAGACTTCTTAAAGCAGTAAGAAATGGTACTAAATACAGCTTCAGCTCTAGGTGTCATGTGGATTGCTAAACAAGTCATTGACATAAATCATGGCCTTTCTAGTGCATGGATGTGTGTATGTAATATCTGTTAGTCAGATGACTCCAACCATACCCCACACACTAGTGTATTGGTGACTATCTTTACACTTGTTTTGGGTAACTGACTCATTCTCTTGTCACTTCTCCTCAAATTGCTGTagtaaagaactttttttttctcttgcaaaaTAAACATATATTGCATATAAACAAATCTGTCTTCTAGCTTGTTCTTGAATTGCCTTAACTTCTAGCTATTCTTAACCCTAGGCTATATCACAGTAGTCCCTCctatctcctgcataacacaagaatcCATTCCaggaagtcctgtggcctgcTTAAAATCCAGTATCTGTAAGTCAATGGACATATCTCTTTAAAAATGTCCCATGCTGGACAACCAGCAACAACCCTTGGTAACCCAATGCTATTAATAAAAGGTCTGAGACTGTTCTAACAGCCAGCCATCCTTCCCTCACTCATAACTTTCATCAAGATCTTAAGGAAGATGGTGTCTCCACATAGCATCCCAGAATTCTTTAATTTAGTTGGAACCAATAAAGATCTTTATCCCTGGGGCTTAAGGACCCTAAACTTCTTTTGAGTTAGATTAAAATTTCTAATGTCTGTATCAAACCCcgagcaggggaaggggtgggggaagatgcCTTTAGCCTCAACATCAAAAATAGCTAGCTTGAAAATATCCAAATTGGACATAGCACTGCATGATGAGCTTCTAGTCTCATAAAACAGGgcttaaaataaattcaaagcaTGTGACTCTACGAACTTGCATATTGTGTGAAATTACAACAGTATACATGC
Proteins encoded in this window:
- the LOC119850112 gene encoding perilipin-3-like isoform X1, producing the protein MSSEKQIYDSSLEIQEQAQQNLLRRVASLPLVSSAYDMAATAYTSTKESHPYLKSLCDVAEKGVKTISEAAASRTQPILTSFEPQIATANESTIKGPDPLDEKLPSLQITVDKVASDTKELVSSKVEAASRFSSLVDVTREAVQESVESTKAVMTHSVNTVMGSRMGQMAVSGVEAVLEKSAELLDQYLPITDEELAELATSIKEDGVAPLQPQSYFVRLGSLSSKLRHRAYQHSLAKIKNTRQSIQDALSQLHQTIDLIEYVKQGVDQKLQDGQEKLHQMWLDWSKRQTGGSEDTELVQPEQLETRALTMFQSIIQQLQATCLTLMSSIQGFPSNIQDKVQQVCHSTKELQTSFSTVHSFQDLSSRILTQSRKQVTKAQGYMDELLEYIVHNTPLSWLVGPFMLSSKIPEEAMEPSE
- the LOC119850112 gene encoding perilipin-3-like isoform X2, yielding MSSEKQIYDSSLEIQEQAQQNLLRRVASLPLVSSAYDMAATAYTSTKESHPYLKSLCDVAEKGVKTISEAAASRTQPILTSFEPQIATANESTIKGPDPLDEKLPSLQITVDKVASDTKELVSSKVEAASRFSSLVDVTREAVQESVESTKAVMTHSVNTVMGSRMGQMAVSGVEAVLEKSAELLDQYLPITDEELAELATSIKEDGVAPLQPQSYFVRLGSLSSKLRHRAYQHSLAKIKNTRQSIQDALSQLHQTIDLIEYVKQGVDQKLQDGQEKLHQMWLDWSKRQTGGSEDTELVQPELETRALTMFQSIIQQLQATCLTLMSSIQGFPSNIQDKVQQVCHSTKELQTSFSTVHSFQDLSSRILTQSRKQVTKAQGYMDELLEYIVHNTPLSWLVGPFMLSSKIPEEAMEPSE